The following proteins are co-located in the Alcaligenes faecalis genome:
- a CDS encoding OmpA family protein encodes MSTGGRTAMGAGGGAAVGAGIGALIGDSSKAAMIGAGIGALAGGIAAYNWSGIKKDVQQSGATGLGVDVTEMADGSLRVNIPSSVSFDTGRYQLKPALLPVLDSVARAMNQHPELRAKAVGHTDSTGSAQTNQTLSVNRASSVTNYLTQQGVGQGRLMVEGRGPNAPIGDNATAEGRAMNRRVELYLYAPQR; translated from the coding sequence ATGAGCACTGGTGGTCGCACCGCAATGGGTGCGGGTGGTGGTGCTGCTGTGGGGGCGGGTATTGGGGCCTTGATCGGCGATAGCAGCAAGGCCGCCATGATCGGTGCCGGTATCGGTGCCCTGGCTGGTGGTATTGCCGCGTATAACTGGTCTGGCATCAAAAAGGATGTTCAGCAGTCTGGGGCAACTGGACTGGGTGTGGACGTGACCGAAATGGCTGATGGCAGCCTGCGGGTCAATATTCCTAGCAGCGTGTCTTTTGATACGGGCCGTTATCAGTTGAAGCCCGCTTTGTTGCCTGTACTCGACAGTGTTGCCCGTGCCATGAATCAACATCCCGAGTTGCGTGCTAAGGCTGTCGGTCATACTGACAGCACTGGCTCGGCGCAAACCAACCAGACTTTGTCGGTTAATCGTGCCAGTTCTGTGACCAACTACCTGACACAGCAAGGTGTGGGACAAGGCCGTCTGATGGTGGAAGGTCGTGGCCCGAATGCTCCTATCGGTGATAATGCGACGGCTGAAGGCCGAGCCATGAACCGTCGTGTGGAGTTGTATCTGTACGCACCGCAGAGGTAA
- a CDS encoding tripartite tricarboxylate transporter substrate binding protein, whose amino-acid sequence MFRVRKWLLAVSGVATIMAAPAVMAEDAYPAKPIQFVVPYPPGGPLDSMARLLAERVKDDLGTVVVENKSGAGGNIGASIVAKAAPDGYTLMMGAVAINAINPWLYKAIPFDPVESFAPIALVASVPNILIVNKEFAEQNKIASVQDLINYAKEHPGQMNFASGGNGSAGHLAGEVLNTRAEINSVHVPYAGANPAKTALLAGQVHFMFDNLASAAPLIKADTVKALAVTTLDRSTFLPEVPTMEQAGVKPFDLGTWFGVFATGGTPQPVLDKLHGAYAKALMDPAVREALATMGSDVEPGTMAEFSELVSSDLKKYKEVVADSGAELF is encoded by the coding sequence ATGTTTCGAGTCCGTAAGTGGCTGCTGGCTGTCTCTGGTGTTGCGACTATCATGGCGGCCCCGGCTGTCATGGCAGAGGATGCTTATCCAGCCAAACCTATCCAGTTCGTGGTGCCTTACCCGCCGGGTGGCCCTTTGGACAGCATGGCTCGCTTGCTGGCTGAACGCGTCAAAGACGATCTGGGGACGGTCGTGGTGGAGAACAAATCAGGTGCAGGTGGCAATATTGGTGCCAGCATCGTGGCCAAGGCCGCGCCCGACGGTTACACCTTGATGATGGGGGCGGTGGCAATCAATGCCATCAATCCCTGGTTGTACAAGGCGATACCGTTTGACCCGGTCGAAAGCTTTGCACCTATCGCCCTGGTTGCCTCGGTGCCTAACATTCTGATCGTCAATAAAGAGTTTGCCGAGCAAAACAAGATTGCTTCGGTGCAAGACCTGATCAACTACGCCAAAGAACATCCTGGTCAAATGAACTTTGCCTCGGGTGGTAACGGCAGTGCCGGTCATCTGGCAGGCGAGGTCTTGAATACCCGTGCCGAAATCAATTCCGTGCACGTGCCTTATGCGGGTGCGAATCCGGCCAAGACCGCCTTGCTGGCTGGTCAGGTGCATTTCATGTTCGATAACCTGGCTTCGGCTGCGCCGTTGATCAAGGCCGATACCGTTAAAGCCTTGGCTGTGACGACTCTGGATCGTTCTACTTTCTTGCCGGAAGTTCCCACCATGGAGCAGGCTGGCGTGAAACCGTTTGATTTGGGTACTTGGTTCGGTGTGTTCGCAACTGGCGGTACGCCACAACCTGTGCTGGACAAACTGCATGGTGCTTACGCCAAGGCCTTGATGGACCCCGCCGTGCGTGAAGCTCTGGCCACCATGGGCTCGGATGTTGAGCCTGGCACAATGGCTGAATTCAGTGAACTTGTCAGCAGTGATCTTAAGAAGTACAAAGAAGTCGTTGCTGACTCGGGTGCCGAGTTGTTCTAA